The proteins below come from a single Bartonella schoenbuchensis R1 genomic window:
- a CDS encoding tail fiber protein — MCDGANYEHKKYSRLFKAIGEHWGTDNDTTFLNFPILGGMFLRGFDDECGIDQGRKICRKAAK, encoded by the coding sequence TTGTGTGATGGTGCAAACTATGAGCATAAAAAATATTCTAGGTTATTCAAAGCAATAGGTGAGCATTGGGGGACAGATAACGATACTACTTTTTTAAATTTCCCAATTTTAGGAGGGATGTTTTTACGTGGTTTTGATGATGAATGTGGTATAGACCAAGGTAGAAAAATTTGCCGAAAAGCAGCAAAATAG
- a CDS encoding outer membrane protein produces the protein MYMKYLITVSAFVLLAISTVQAENGTIPQESISVTPSVIVTPSFSWTGFYLGGQIGIFSNKIDLSSGYLKNDDVEKWALIRKDFMPKLSGVVGGFYAGANVSLGNSFIIGVDTDMVLSDKKDIKTVKINDYGQNEELRNENTARDSEGMVAASDCGIYNENIVSKIKFATYNHILKQKWAGATRVRVGFAADHVMPYVAGGISYTQLQDVLLRSSQEQGQIVDNTVGGTGTMIGYTLGAGVDFVMIGNTILRTEYRYSDFGKKQFAKSGVEHSYKTNDFRVGVAYKF, from the coding sequence ATGTACATGAAATATTTAATAACAGTATCTGCTTTTGTTTTGCTTGCAATTTCTACGGTACAAGCAGAAAATGGTACAATTCCTCAGGAATCAATATCTGTTACGCCATCAGTTATTGTTACTCCTTCTTTTTCTTGGACAGGTTTTTATCTTGGTGGTCAGATTGGTATTTTTTCGAATAAAATTGATCTAAGTTCAGGTTATTTAAAGAATGATGATGTTGAAAAATGGGCTTTGATTAGAAAAGATTTTATGCCTAAACTTTCAGGGGTTGTTGGAGGTTTTTATGCAGGTGCCAATGTTAGTCTCGGGAATAGTTTTATTATAGGTGTTGATACGGATATGGTTTTGTCTGATAAAAAGGACATAAAAACTGTTAAAATAAATGATTATGGTCAAAATGAAGAGTTAAGAAATGAAAACACAGCGAGAGATTCTGAAGGAATGGTTGCTGCTTCTGACTGTGGTATTTATAATGAAAACATTGTTTCAAAGATTAAATTTGCAACTTATAATCATATTTTAAAACAGAAATGGGCTGGTGCTACGCGGGTACGTGTCGGTTTTGCAGCTGATCATGTTATGCCTTATGTCGCTGGTGGTATTTCTTATACGCAGCTTCAAGATGTTTTATTGAGGTCAAGCCAAGAACAAGGTCAAATAGTGGATAACACGGTGGGAGGAACAGGGACAATGATTGGTTATACTTTGGGTGCTGGTGTTGATTTTGTGATGATTGGTAACACTATTTTGCGTACAGAATACCGTTACTCGGATTTTGGTAAAAAACAATTCGCAAAGAGTGGAGTTGAGCATAGCTACAAAACTAATGATTTTCGCGTTGGTGTAGCTTATAAATTCTAA
- a CDS encoding right-handed parallel beta-helix repeat-containing protein: MIGVKDGGEVTLMGTNFTGVRQGIVFKGSTGEANVMGVGAKINLASGNSTGVIMQGKGRANATVMNMTITGDGKGTGVGAEMMGEGTLMLNMVNISRVGVGARVTKGTLEVTKGSIQGTTVGAEVSGSGVLEVNGRATIVGTTMGLRVTGSGKATMMGGSIQGGGSGGSYGVIVESSGNVTLSEVEISRFKMGVYVKGGTFKMTGGSITGKDSGDSYGVYAMGGDVTLNMVNILKVQTGVRVMGGTFKMTEGSVTDFAGTGVMVGEEVESATLMDVTITGGGKGTGVYMEGKKVTLNMVNISQVETGVYAKKGTFKMTGGSVTDFTGTGVMVGDGVTKADLTRVTITGQNKGTGVMMMGGDVTLNMVMISQVEMGVYARKGVLKMEGGSVTEFTGTGVMVGEEVESASLTGTTITGGGSGSYGVIVESSGNVTLNMVTISKVGVGVEVEKGTLIMNQGSVTDFTGTGVMVGDGVKSASLMGVEITGKDSGDSYGVYAMGGAGMTISLDGVKVSRVGTGVKVERGKLIMNQGSVTDFASYGVIVGDGVESASLMGTTITGDGKGTGVYAVGGNVTLNMVNILKVQTGVVMGRGKSLMISGGSIKEVQTGVAMSSGWLTVKDGTKIEFMGDYGVYMGSGVKSASLKGTTIMGGGSGYGIHAVGDVTLKDVRISKVGVGVYAKKGVFKMEGGSTISFMGEYGVYMGDGVKSASLTGTVIRGGGSGQGVYAERGTNLTMMLENVTISGVGTGVRMMGGKSLTITGGSIKEVQTGVAMSSGWLTVKDGTKIEFMGEYGVYMGDGVKSASLMGTRITGGGSGQGVYAERGTGMAMRLEGVTISRVGTGVRVMGGKSLTITGGSIKEVQTGVAMMKGESLMISGSSTISFMGDYGVYMGDKVTKADLVRVMIEGNGKGTGTGIHAMGGNVMVSGGEIKKVQMGIAMSSGWLTVKDGTKIEFMGDYGVYMGSGVKSASLTGTVIRGNGKGKGTGVYAVGGRGMGS, translated from the coding sequence GTGATTGGGGTGAAGGATGGGGGAGAGGTGACGTTGATGGGTACGAATTTTACAGGGGTGCGGCAAGGGATAGTGTTTAAGGGTTCGACGGGGGAAGCTAATGTGATGGGGGTAGGGGCGAAGATTAATTTAGCAAGTGGGAATAGCACCGGGGTGATAATGCAGGGGAAGGGGAGGGCTAATGCTACTGTGATGAATATGACGATTACGGGAGATGGAAAGGGTACGGGTGTGGGGGCTGAGATGATGGGGGAGGGGACGTTGATGTTGAATATGGTGAATATTTCAAGGGTTGGAGTGGGGGCGAGGGTGACAAAGGGGACGTTGGAGGTGACAAAGGGGTCGATTCAGGGAACTACGGTGGGGGCTGAGGTGTCGGGAAGTGGGGTGTTAGAGGTGAATGGGAGGGCGACGATTGTGGGAACTACGATGGGGCTTAGAGTGACGGGGTCGGGGAAGGCTACTATGATGGGGGGGTCGATTCAGGGAGGGGGAAGTGGAGGGAGTTATGGGGTGATTGTGGAGAGCTCGGGGAATGTGACGTTGAGTGAGGTGGAGATTTCAAGGTTTAAGATGGGGGTGTATGTGAAGGGGGGGACGTTTAAGATGACTGGGGGGTCGATTACGGGAAAGGATAGTGGGGATAGCTATGGGGTGTATGCGATGGGTGGAGATGTGACGTTGAATATGGTGAATATTTTAAAGGTACAAACGGGGGTGAGGGTGATGGGGGGGACGTTTAAGATGACTGAGGGGTCGGTAACAGATTTTGCGGGAACGGGGGTGATGGTGGGGGAGGAGGTGGAGAGTGCTACTTTGATGGATGTGACGATTACGGGAGGGGGAAAGGGTACGGGGGTGTATATGGAAGGGAAAAAGGTGACGTTGAATATGGTGAATATTTCACAGGTTGAGACGGGGGTGTATGCGAAGAAGGGGACGTTTAAGATGACTGGGGGGTCGGTAACAGATTTTACGGGAACGGGGGTGATGGTGGGGGATGGGGTGACAAAAGCTGATTTGACAAGGGTGACGATTACGGGACAGAATAAGGGTACGGGGGTGATGATGATGGGGGGTGATGTGACGTTGAATATGGTGATGATTTCACAGGTTGAAATGGGGGTCTATGCGAGGAAGGGGGTGTTGAAGATGGAGGGGGGGTCGGTAACAGAGTTTACGGGAACGGGGGTGATGGTGGGGGAGGAGGTGGAGAGTGCGAGTTTGACGGGGACAACGATTACGGGAGGGGGAAGTGGGAGTTATGGGGTGATTGTGGAGAGCTCGGGGAATGTGACGTTGAATATGGTGACGATTTCAAAGGTTGGAGTGGGGGTGGAGGTGGAGAAGGGGACGTTGATAATGAATCAGGGGTCTGTAACAGATTTTACGGGAACGGGGGTGATGGTGGGGGATGGGGTGAAGAGTGCGAGTTTGATGGGTGTGGAGATTACGGGAAAGGATAGTGGGGATAGCTATGGGGTGTATGCGATGGGAGGGGCGGGGATGACGATATCGTTGGATGGGGTGAAGGTTTCAAGGGTTGGAACGGGGGTAAAAGTGGAGAGGGGGAAGTTGATAATGAATCAGGGGTCTGTAACAGATTTTGCGAGTTATGGGGTGATTGTGGGGGATGGGGTGGAAAGTGCGAGTTTGATGGGGACAACGATTACGGGAGATGGAAAGGGTACGGGGGTGTATGCGGTGGGAGGGAATGTGACGTTGAATATGGTGAATATTTTAAAGGTACAAACGGGGGTAGTGATGGGGCGGGGTAAAAGTTTGATGATTAGTGGGGGGTCGATAAAAGAGGTACAAACGGGGGTAGCTATGTCAAGTGGGTGGTTGACGGTGAAGGATGGGACGAAGATTGAGTTTATGGGGGATTATGGGGTGTATATGGGAAGTGGGGTGAAGAGTGCGAGTTTGAAGGGGACAACGATTATGGGAGGGGGAAGTGGGTATGGGATACATGCGGTGGGGGATGTGACGTTGAAGGATGTGAGGATTTCAAAGGTTGGAGTGGGGGTGTATGCGAAGAAGGGGGTGTTTAAGATGGAGGGAGGGTCGACGATTAGTTTTATGGGTGAGTATGGGGTGTATATGGGGGATGGGGTGAAGAGTGCGAGTTTGACGGGGACGGTGATTAGGGGAGGGGGAAGTGGTCAGGGGGTGTATGCAGAGAGGGGGACGAACTTGACGATGATGTTGGAGAATGTGACGATTTCAGGGGTTGGAACGGGGGTGAGAATGATGGGGGGTAAAAGTCTGACGATTACTGGGGGGTCGATCAAAGAGGTACAAACGGGGGTAGCTATGTCAAGTGGGTGGTTGACGGTGAAGGATGGGACGAAGATTGAGTTTATGGGTGAGTATGGGGTGTATATGGGGGATGGGGTGAAGAGTGCGAGTTTGATGGGGACGAGGATTACGGGAGGGGGAAGTGGTCAGGGGGTGTATGCAGAGAGGGGGACGGGGATGGCGATGAGGTTGGAGGGGGTGACGATTTCAAGGGTTGGAACGGGAGTGAGGGTGATGGGGGGTAAAAGTCTGACGATTACTGGGGGGTCGATAAAAGAGGTACAAACGGGGGTAGCTATGATGAAGGGGGAGAGTCTGATGATTAGTGGAAGCTCGACGATTAGTTTTATGGGGGATTATGGGGTGTATATGGGGGACAAGGTGACAAAAGCTGATTTGGTGAGGGTGATGATTGAGGGGAATGGAAAAGGAACGGGAACGGGGATACATGCGATGGGGGGGAATGTGATGGTCAGTGGAGGGGAGATAAAAAAGGTGCAAATGGGGATAGCTATGTCAAGTGGGTGGTTGACGGTGAAGGATGGGACGAAGATTGAGTTTATGGGGGATTATGGGGTGTATATGGGAAGTGGGGTGAAGAGTGCGAGTTTGACGGGGACGGTGATTAGGGGGAATGGAAAAGGGAAGGGTACGGGGGTGTATGCGGTGGGAGGGCGGGGAATGGGGAGTTGA
- the lldD gene encoding FMN-dependent L-lactate dehydrogenase LldD, with protein MIISSSFDYRKAAKRRLPPFLFHYIDGGAYAEETMQRNCRDLHALTLRQRILKHVGEVDLSTQIFDQILSMPIVLAPVGLTGMYARRGEVKAARAAVAKGIPFTLSSVSVCSIAEVQTAVGDAFWFQLYVLKDRGFMRDVLERSWVAGVRTLVFTVDMPVPGARYRDAHSGMSGPYAKLRRMLQAVVHPHWAWNVGVMGRPHDLGNVSTYLQKKIKLEDYIGWLDANFDPSIAWRDLQWIRDFWKGQIILKGILDPRDAREAVQFGADGIVVSNHGGRQLDGVLSTVRALPAIAEAVKGDLTILADSGVRSGLDVVRMVAQGADAAMIGRAFAYALAATGEKGVAHLLDLFAKEMRVAMTLIGARTIKEITRENLVNTDIYKA; from the coding sequence GTGATTATTTCTTCAAGTTTTGATTATCGCAAAGCAGCAAAGCGTCGGTTACCTCCCTTTTTATTTCACTATATTGATGGTGGTGCTTATGCTGAAGAAACGATGCAGCGTAATTGTAGAGATCTTCATGCACTTACATTACGTCAGCGGATTCTTAAGCACGTTGGAGAGGTTGATCTTTCAACTCAGATTTTTGATCAGATATTGAGTATGCCAATTGTGCTTGCACCTGTTGGGTTAACTGGTATGTATGCGCGTCGTGGTGAGGTAAAAGCTGCACGCGCGGCTGTTGCGAAAGGTATTCCTTTTACTTTATCTTCTGTTTCAGTTTGCTCTATTGCAGAAGTACAAACAGCAGTTGGAGATGCATTTTGGTTTCAACTTTATGTTCTTAAAGATCGCGGATTTATGCGTGATGTATTAGAGCGATCCTGGGTAGCTGGTGTACGTACGTTGGTTTTTACGGTTGATATGCCAGTTCCCGGTGCACGTTATCGTGATGCTCATTCGGGGATGTCTGGGCCTTATGCTAAGTTACGCCGTATGTTACAGGCTGTTGTCCATCCTCATTGGGCTTGGAATGTTGGTGTTATGGGGCGTCCACATGATCTTGGAAATGTTTCTACTTATCTTCAAAAGAAAATTAAACTAGAAGATTATATTGGTTGGCTTGATGCAAATTTTGATCCATCGATTGCTTGGCGTGATTTACAATGGATTCGGGATTTTTGGAAAGGACAAATAATTCTGAAAGGTATCCTTGATCCAAGGGATGCACGTGAAGCAGTGCAATTTGGTGCTGATGGTATTGTTGTTTCTAATCACGGTGGGCGTCAACTTGATGGAGTGCTGTCAACTGTGCGGGCGTTGCCAGCAATTGCCGAGGCTGTAAAAGGTGATTTGACTATTTTGGCTGACTCTGGCGTTCGGTCTGGCCTTGATGTTGTACGCATGGTGGCACAAGGAGCGGATGCTGCTATGATTGGCCGTGCTTTTGCTTATGCGCTTGCGGCGACAGGTGAGAAAGGTGTTGCTCATCTCCTTGATCTTTTTGCTAAAGAAATGCGAGTGGCTATGACATTAATTGGTGCCCGTACAATAAAAGAAATCACACGTGAAAATTTAGTCAATACGGATATTTATAAGGCTTGA
- a CDS encoding right-handed parallel beta-helix repeat-containing protein → MTISLEKVEISKVEMGVRMMGGKSLMIRENSRIEFMGDYGVYVRDTVTVNLTETKIKGDGKGKGIYAVGGETLEMTLDKVEIEGVAMGVYVKGGKSLTMKRGSVDFTGNYGVGVYLGNTAMAELNDVTITGSGKGSTGVYAGGGKVLLEKVTFDAVEIGVTMLGKGTLTMENVTRISLAIGGGYGVMVGGDVTAKLKEMKIIGGRSGKGMGVYGMGGTNLTISLEKVEISKVEMGVRMMGGKSLMIRENSRIEFMGGYGVMVGGEVTAELKGTTITGQDKGVGVIMESSGKMMLDKVGISKVKTGVYAEKGTLIIEKGTTIDFKESGWGVYVEKLVKSVNLNDVTIKGEDNGYGVYAGGKENVKVDLTDVKISKVGKGVYARGGKSLMIRGTTEISFMGEYGVKVEGLVSTYLTKTRIVGTGSERGRNNGVSVGVYAVGGGIVTLEGVDISGVQTGVSAEGSQLTVTLSGGVKISNVRTGVAMTGSGTLAVEKETRIEFTNGYGVMVGGKMMAKLIETRITGSGTGVYVGGGKVLLEKVVVEGNNQGTGLYMTQGAVRLTGTTLRDVAKGMTISKGIVHMVGGSVTFSGRYGISVSGGNAFLSGFKITRQENKGTVAVAVEDTVANTVEDTVEGVGAGAGVEVSHSAKVMMKGVNIEGVKTGAYVMGNGFLVMGKGSISFKGDYGIYFDQGYAVLNDVHITGSGHKGTGIKMGYGQLLMVDTTLKEVAEGMTIVKGNVSMVGGSIEFEREHGVLLKQGSVLLNNLSMKYRGSNSDATFLKVEADSVVDKKGKRVLNTADIKGIGIKIDGQDKARGV, encoded by the coding sequence TTGACGATATCGTTGGAGAAGGTGGAGATTTCAAAGGTTGAAATGGGGGTGAGAATGATGGGGGGTAAAAGTTTGATGATTAGGGAGAACTCGAGGATTGAGTTTATGGGGGATTATGGGGTCTATGTGAGAGATACGGTGACGGTTAATTTGACGGAGACGAAGATTAAGGGAGATGGAAAAGGAAAGGGGATATATGCGGTGGGGGGTGAGACGTTGGAGATGACGTTGGATAAGGTGGAGATTGAAGGGGTGGCAATGGGGGTGTATGTGAAGGGAGGGAAGAGCTTGACGATGAAGAGAGGGTCAGTTGATTTTACGGGGAATTATGGGGTTGGGGTCTATCTGGGGAATACGGCGATGGCTGAGTTGAATGATGTGACGATTACGGGAAGTGGAAAGGGGAGTACGGGGGTCTATGCGGGGGGAGGGAAGGTTCTCTTAGAAAAGGTGACGTTTGACGCGGTTGAAATAGGGGTGACGATGTTGGGGAAAGGGACGTTGACGATGGAGAATGTGACGAGGATTAGTTTAGCAATTGGGGGTGGGTACGGGGTGATGGTGGGGGGTGATGTGACGGCTAAATTGAAAGAGATGAAGATTATAGGAGGGAGAAGTGGAAAGGGTATGGGGGTCTATGGGATGGGGGGGACGAACTTGACGATATCGTTGGAGAAGGTGGAGATTTCAAAGGTTGAAATGGGGGTGAGAATGATGGGGGGTAAAAGTTTGATGATTAGGGAGAACTCGAGGATTGAGTTTATGGGTGGATATGGGGTGATGGTGGGGGGTGAGGTGACGGCTGAGTTGAAGGGGACAACGATTACGGGACAGGATAAGGGAGTGGGGGTCATAATGGAGAGCTCGGGAAAGATGATGTTGGATAAGGTGGGGATTTCAAAGGTTAAAACGGGGGTGTATGCGGAAAAGGGGACGTTGATAATAGAAAAGGGAACAACCATTGACTTTAAAGAGAGTGGATGGGGCGTTTATGTGGAGAAATTGGTGAAGAGTGTTAACTTGAATGATGTGACGATTAAGGGAGAGGATAATGGGTACGGGGTGTATGCGGGGGGGAAGGAAAATGTGAAGGTTGATTTGACGGATGTGAAGATTTCAAAGGTTGGGAAAGGGGTCTATGCGAGGGGAGGAAAGAGCCTGATGATTAGGGGGACAACAGAGATTAGTTTTATGGGTGAGTATGGGGTGAAGGTTGAAGGATTGGTGAGTACTTATTTGACAAAAACAAGGATTGTGGGAACTGGAAGTGAGAGGGGTAGGAATAATGGGGTGAGTGTGGGGGTCTATGCAGTGGGGGGTGGGATAGTGACGTTGGAGGGGGTGGATATTTCAGGGGTACAAACGGGGGTGAGTGCTGAGGGAAGTCAGCTGACGGTGACGTTGAGTGGGGGAGTAAAGATTTCAAATGTACGAACAGGGGTAGCTATGACAGGGAGTGGGACGTTGGCAGTGGAGAAGGAGACGAGGATTGAGTTTACGAATGGGTATGGGGTGATGGTGGGAGGAAAAATGATGGCTAAGTTGATAGAGACGAGGATTACAGGAAGTGGTACGGGGGTCTATGTGGGGGGAGGGAAGGTTCTCTTAGAAAAGGTGGTTGTTGAAGGAAACAATCAGGGTACAGGGCTGTATATGACACAGGGAGCAGTGCGGTTGACTGGTACTACCTTGAGAGATGTTGCAAAGGGTATGACTATTTCAAAAGGGATTGTGCACATGGTGGGAGGATCGGTTACCTTTAGTGGAAGGTATGGTATCAGTGTTTCAGGGGGGAATGCTTTTTTAAGTGGTTTCAAAATTACAAGACAAGAGAATAAAGGTACAGTTGCAGTTGCAGTTGAAGATACAGTTGCAAATACAGTTGAAGATACAGTTGAAGGTGTAGGGGCAGGGGCAGGGGTGGAGGTGAGTCACTCAGCAAAAGTCATGATGAAGGGGGTGAATATTGAGGGGGTTAAAACGGGGGCTTATGTGATGGGGAATGGGTTTCTGGTGATGGGTAAGGGATCCATTAGTTTTAAGGGAGACTACGGTATTTATTTTGATCAGGGGTATGCTGTATTAAATGATGTCCATATTACAGGGTCTGGTCATAAAGGTACGGGGATAAAGATGGGGTATGGACAGCTGTTGATGGTTGATACTACTTTGAAAGAGGTTGCAGAGGGTATGACTATCGTAAAGGGGAATGTCAGTATGGTGGGAGGATCGATAGAGTTTGAAAGAGAGCACGGTGTTTTGCTCAAGCAGGGGAGTGTTTTGTTAAATAATTTGTCTATGAAGTATAGGGGTAGTAATTCCGATGCTACTTTCTTAAAGGTTGAGGCAGATAGCGTTGTAGACAAAAAGGGTAAAAGGGTTTTAAACACTGCGGATATTAAGGGAATAGGCATTAAAATCGACGGGCAGGATAAAGCAAGGGGTGTGTGA